A portion of the Kazachstania africana CBS 2517 chromosome 2, complete genome genome contains these proteins:
- the KAFR0B03990 gene encoding uncharacterized protein codes for MPTEANKPLNTETQPERVTLPEEVFRGRMPYYVNEYAHKKIFLTFFIGTLVGILFAILLSEQILICFIFSCFAVLSFVVSIVFAAIPTNEFTSHAKMKFLSEIIENKPNANIQTWTVITSHINEYLYDNGLWKTPYRFYNNEDCYAFFRSFVILPYIMGNPYQDDNNNNNVDSNTFGIANPPPHLDISQLVDDFEVEAYKKRALNVFKDSVNEYWQSEFPEVIEMV; via the coding sequence ATGCCCACGGAAGCTAATAAACCCTTAAATACTGAAACCCAACCTGAACGTGTTACGCTGCCAGAGGAAGTTTTCCGTGGACGAATGCCATACTACGTCAATGAATATGCTCACAAAAAGATCTTCCTGACCTTTTTTATAGGAACTCTAGTTGGTATACTCTTTGCAATCTTATTATCTGAACAGATACTAATATGCTTCATATTTAGTTGTTTTGCAGTTTTATCATTCGTTGTATCCATAGTTTTTGCTGCAATACcaacaaatgaatttaCTTCTCATGctaaaatgaaatttctaTCAGAAATAATAGAGAATAAACCAAATGCAAATATTCAAACGTGGACTGTTATAACAAGTCATATAAATGAGTATTTATATGATAACGGATTATGGAAAACGCCATACCGATTTTATAACAACGAAGATTGCTATGCTTTTTTCAGATCCTTCGTTATTTTACCTTATATAATGGGCAACCCATACCAAGATGAcaataacaacaataatgTCGATTCAAACACTTTCGGCATAGCCAATCCTCCACCACATTTAGATATAAGCCAACTAGtagatgattttgaagttgaagCTTACAAAAAAAGAGCATTGAATGTTTTTAAAGATTCAGTCAATGAATATTGGCAATCTGAGTTTCCCGAAGTCATCGAAATGGTTTAA
- the AEP2 gene encoding Aep2p (similar to Saccharomyces cerevisiae AEP2 (YMR282C); ancestral locus Anc_8.847) — protein MERQEVRALYRRVGYMFRPTQCSSYTTTIQSKQLTLGELIQKRQESYNNKSLCMPFEVPKIELRIKTPKELDAEIQEIITSMHATIDLNRFARLINIALSEKYNIQRIKERRPEIIFQLFETYVKLISSHEELTILQVEDMNKFINYFVEFKQLKKAQLVMKYLILKSPRVLEKYDVSTTRNYLKLNCGACHELWYTNYKIFDFNNTTLDKLVKYSLDNKIGYWDVEIIHSLGYSGRIRSLEDYILKKWGISLCDRAQVNTTNEAPESEVLEAIINGFFYRDKRMFRAIKILNEFVNVYPDLNLKITFWKTFMNNCIKEWDEKVDQKGVVIVEYWETMKRWYTVHNRRIPFNINFLKVMRTCFKKNNNLVLATDIFQNCFHNFYFCATRMNDSELNVIKEYQNFILSRLIEKKGFSNALTFINDHCFSLENKRQLMNYYHGRKEHKLKKMTRNENLEKTYDDMVEEDFIIGKLW, from the coding sequence ATGGAGAGGCAGGAAGTGCGAGCGCTGTATCGTCGAGTTGGCTATATGTTTCGTCCCACACAGTGCAGTAGCTACACCACTACCATACAATCCAAACAGTTGACACTTGGAGAACTGATACAAAAAAGACAGGAGAGCTATAACAACAAGTCACTTTGCATGCCATTCGAAGTACCGAAAATAGAGTTAAGAATAAAAACGCCGAAAGAACTTGACGCTGAGATACAAGAAATCATCACTAGCATGCACGCCACCATTGATCTTAATAGATTTGCAAGGTTGATTAACATTGCATTAAGTGAAAAGtataatattcaaagaattaaagaaaGGAGACCCGAgataatattccaattGTTTGAAACGTACGTGAAGTTGATAAGTAGTCATGAAGAATTGACAATATTACAAGTAGAAGATATGAATAAGtttataaattattttgttgAGTTTAAACAACTCAAAAAAGCACAATTGGTAATGAAATATCTCATTTTGAAGAGTCCTCGTGTTTTAGAGAAATATGACGTCTCTACAACGAGAAACTACTTGAAATTGAACTGCGGAGCTTGCCATGAGTTATGGTATACGAactataaaatttttgattttaataatACAACACTCGATAAGCTTGTTAAATATTCCCTGGACAATAAAATTGGATACTGGGACGTTGAAATCATCCATTCACTTGGATATAGTGGTAGAATAAGATCACTAGAAGATTACATACTAAAAAAATGGGGAATTTCCCTTTGTGATAGAGCACAAGTTAATACTACGAACGAAGCTCCTGAATCTGAAGTATTAGAGGCGATAATAAATGGATTTTTCTACAGAGATAAACGAATGTTCAGGGCTATCAAAATTCTAAATGAGTTTGTCAATGTATATCCtgatttaaatttgaaaataacgTTTTGGAAAACATTTATGAATAATTGCATAAAAGAATGGGATGAAAAGGTAGATCAAAAGGGAGTAGTGATTGTGGAATACTGGGAGACAATGAAAAGGTGGTATACGGTGCATAATAGACGAATTCCgttcaatatcaattttttgaaagtgatgaGAACgtgtttcaagaaaaataataatctCGTATTGGCTACtgatatctttcaaaattgtttccataacttttatttttgtgCTACTAGAATGAACGACTCTGAATTAAATGTAATAAAAGagtatcaaaattttatattgtCAAGATTGATCGAAAAAAAAGGATTTTCCAATGCTTTGACCTTCATTAATGATCACTGTTTCAGTCTAGAAAATAAGAGGCAGCtaatgaattattatcaCGGCAGGAAGGAgcataaattgaaaaaaatgacaagGAATGAAAATCTTGAGAAAACATACGATGATATGGTTGAAGAAGACTTTATAATTGGGAAATTATggtag
- the ILV3 gene encoding dihydroxy-acid dehydratase ILV3 (similar to Saccharomyces cerevisiae ILV3 (YJR016C); ancestral locus Anc_5.138): protein MSLLTRLSCRRQFSTTNAIAKKLNKYSYQITEPKGQGASQAMLYATGFKKDDFKKAQVGVGSCWWSGNPCNMHLLDLNHRCSSSVEKAGLKAMQFNTIGVSDGISMGTAGMRYSLQSREIIADSFETIMMAQHYDANIAIPSCDKNMPGVMIAMGRHNRPSIMVYGGTILPGHPTCGSKNIPENIDVVSAFQSYGQYISKNFTEQERKDVVEHSCPGPGSCGGMYTANTMASAAEVLGITLPNSSSFPAVSNEKLAECDNIGEAIKKTMELNILPRDIFTKESFENAITYVVATGGSTNAVLHLVAIAHSAGVKITPDDFQRISDKTPLLGDFKPSGKYVMADLIKVGGTQSVIKFLYDNGFLNGNTLTITGETLAERAAKADSLPTEQDIIRPLSNPIKETGHLQILYGSLAPGGAVGKITGKEGTYFKGKARVFDEEDGFIKALENGEIKKGEKTVVIIRYEGPKGGPGMPEMLKPSSALMGYGLGKDVALLTDGRFSGGSHGFLIGHVVPEAAEGGPVALVKDGDEIIIDSDNNKIDLLVSEEELSQRRSQWTAPPPRYTRGTLSKYAKLVSNASQGCVLDA, encoded by the coding sequence ATGAGTCTCTTAACAAGATTGTCCTGTAGAAGGCAGTTCTCGACAACTAATGCAATTGCtaagaaattgaataaatattcCTATCAGATCACCGAGCCAAAAGGTCAAGGTGCATCACAAGCCATGTTGTATGCAACAGGTTTtaaaaaagatgattttaaaAAGGCTCAAGTTGGTGTTGGTTCTTGTTGGTGGTCTGGTAATCCATGTAACATGCATTTGCTAGATTTGAACCATAGATGTTCCAGCTCAGTTGAAAAAGCAGGTTTGAAAGCTATGCAATTTAACACCATTGGTGTCTCTGATGGTATTTCTATGGGTACTGCAGGTATGAGATATTCTTTACAAAGTAGGGAAATTATTGCTGATTCATTTGAAACTATTATGATGGCCCAACATTATGACGCAAACATCGCTATTCCTTCCTGTGACAAAAATATGCCAGGTGTTATGATTGCTATGGGTAGACATAATCGACCATCGATTATGGTTTATGGTGGTACTATCTTACCAGGGCATCCAACTTGCGGCTCTAAAAACATCccagaaaatattgatgtTGTTTCTGCTTTCCAATCTTATGGGCAATACAtctccaaaaatttcactGAACAAGAGAGAAAAGATGTCGTTGAGCATTCATGTCCTGGTCCGGGTTCTTGTGGTGGTATGTACACAGCTAATACTATGGCATCTGCCGCTGAAGTTCTTGGTATAACTTTGCCAAATTCCTCTTCCTTCCCAGCCGTTTCCAACGAGAAACTAGCAGAATGTGACAACATTGGTGAGGCTATCAAAAAGACGATGGAGTTGAACATTTTACCTAGAGATATTTTTACAAAggaatcttttgaaaatgctaTTACCTATGTGGTTGCAACGGGTGGTTCGACAAATGCCGTTCTTCATTTAGTTGCCATTGCCCATTCAGCAGGTGTCAAAATCACACCTGATGACTTCCAAAGAATTAGTGATAAGACACCATTATTAGGTGATTTCAAACCATCAGGAAAATATGTTATGGCTGATCTGATCAAGGTAGGTGGTACTCAATCTGTCATCAAATTCCTTTATGATAATGGATTCTTGAATGGTAATACACTAACAATCACTGGTGAAACTTTGGCCGAACGTGCTGCTAAGGCAGACTCTTTACCAACAGAACAAGATATCATTAGACCACTAAGTAATCCAATCAAGGAGACAGGTCATTTACAAATTCTCTACGGCTCTTTAGCACCAGGTGGTGCGGTTGGAAAGATTACTGGTAAAGAAGGTACATATTTCAAAGGTAAGGCTAGAGTATttgatgaggaagatgGTTTCATCAAAGCACTTGAAAACGGTGAAATTAAAAAGGGCGAAAAGACTGTAGTCATTATTAGATATGAGGGTCCAAAAGGTGGTCCAGGTATGCCAGAAATGTTAAAACCTTCTTCTGCTTTGATGGGTTATGGTTTAGGAAAGGATGTCGCTTTACTTACTGACGGTAGATTCTCTGGTGGCTCTCATGGTTTCTTAATTGGCCATGTCGTCCCAGAAGCCGCTGAAGGTGGTCCAGTGGCCTTAGTCAAAGATGGcgatgaaattattattgattctGATAACAATAAGATCGATTTATTAGTCTCTGAAGAAGAGTTATCTCAACGTAGATCTCAATGGACAGCTCCACCCCCTCGTTACACTAGAGGTACTTTATCTAAGTACGCTAAATTGGTATCCAATGCATCCCAAGGCTGTGTTCTAGATGCTTAA
- the TDA10 gene encoding putative ATP-dependent kinase (similar to Saccharomyces cerevisiae YGR205W; ancestral locus Anc_5.132), whose amino-acid sequence MVDNKVIDYTFEFVDTYIPQWFETGTKGPLFIYVSGPQGSGKTFTSQKLYEHLVSQYGEEKNIALASIDDFYLTHEAQISLNSQYPNNKLLQGRGLPGTHDMSLLNSCLRSILQSESNGEDKDTVLLPRYDKSKFNGEGDRSEEVARVKLPVDIFILEGWFLGFNPILGNLGEEVETMVEGDMIDVNAKLFMYGDLMWKNPEIHSLGIVFDTDDINNVYEWRLEQEHRSIELNGSGMTNEKVKLFVDKYFPCYQLYYEALVRSENLGSIATLTLGIDLNRNTYSTKTRSIE is encoded by the coding sequence ATGGTTGATAATAAAGTCATAGATTATACATTTGAGTTTGTAGACACCTATATCCCTCAATGGTTTGAAACAGGAACAAAAGGCCCGCTTTTCATATACGTGTCCGGGCCTCAAGGCTCAGGCAAGACCTTCACCAGTCAGAAACTATATGAACATCTGGTTTCACAATACggagaagagaaaaatatagCTTTAGCATCAATTGATGACTTTTACTTAACACACGAGGCCCAAATTTCCTTGAATTCTCAGTATCCAAACAATAAACTATTGCAAGGCAGGGGTTTACCAGGCACACATGATATGTCACTATTGAATAGCTGTTTACGTTCAATTTTGCAAAGTGAGAGTAACGGTGAGGATAAGGACACAGTATTATTGCCAAGATATGACAAATCCAAGTTTAATGGCGAAGGGGATAGAAGTGAGGAAGTGGCTCGAGTAAAATTACCTGTCgatatttttatattggAGGGTTGGTTTTTAGGTTTCAATCCTATTTTAGGCAACCTAGGGGAAGAAGTGGAGACTATGGTGGAAGGAGATATGATTGACGTCAATGCTAAGCTGTTCATGTATGGCGATCTTATGTGGAAAAATCCAGAAATTCACTCACTGGGGATTGTATTTGATACCGATGACATTAACAATGTTTATGAATGGAGATTAGAGCAAGAGCATAGGAGCATTGAACTGAATGGGTCTGGTATGACAAATGAAAAGGTGAAATTATTTGTTGACAAGTACTTTCCTTGCTACCAATTATATTATGAGGCATTGGTCCGCAGCGAAAATTTGGGTTCAATAGCCACGTTAAC
- the YCH1 gene encoding phosphatase YCH1 (similar to Saccharomyces cerevisiae YGR203W; ancestral locus Anc_5.136) — translation MDSRSIADVKYLEPSDLYDWITQGHSSPFQVIDVRGSDYIGGHIINCWNYPYKKLTRDDAGLDDLKKNLLKLTQGTDTTINVVFHCAQSQQRGPSAAVKFLRSLNEKELSVFHIWILRGGFNKWQDVYGEDHLVTEGYEPALWAW, via the coding sequence ATGGATTCAAGGTCTATAGCAGACgtcaaatatttggaacCGTCTGATCTATATGACTGGATAACACAAGGCCATAGTTCTCCATTTCAAGTTATCGACGTTAGAGGCTCTGATTACATCGGTGGCCATATTATAAACTGTTGGAATTATCCatacaaaaaattgacaagGGATGATGCTGGCTTGGATgacttgaagaaaaatcttcTAAAATTGACTCAAGGTACTGATACTACTATAAATGTTGTATTTCACTGCGCACAATCGCAACAAAGAGGCCCCTCGGCGGCCGTAAAGTTTCTCAGAAGTCTTAACGAAAAGGAGTTGTCTGTCTTCCACATTTGGATACTGAGAGGTGGTTTCAATAAGTGGCAAGATGTTTATGGCGAAGACCATCTGGTAACTGAAGGGTATGAACCCGCTTTATGGGCTTGGTAG
- the ADE3 gene encoding trifunctional formate-tetrahydrofolate ligase/methenyltetrahydrofolate cyclohydrolase/methylenetetrahydrofolate dehydrogenase ADE3 (similar to Saccharomyces cerevisiae ADE3 (YGR204W); ancestral locus Anc_5.134): protein MPGSIIDGKAYALEVRNTISSEIEQLKTKLSTFEPCLAIIQVGDRPDSATYVRMKRKAATEAKIKVDFIHLPDNITEQSLLSKVEALNSDDKTHGIIIQLPLPSHLNETRITSAVAAKKDVDGFGPYNIGELNKKNGDPFFVPCTPKGIIELLHHYKVQFVGAKAVVIGRSDIVGSPVAELLKSLNCTVTTVHSYTKDIPSYLNDADIVVVAIGKPQFVKGEWFKDNKKNCVVIDVGTNYIEDKTKKSGVRCVGDVEFDEAIKYVKLITPVPGGVGPMTVAMLMQNTFVAAMRQAKDELIISEEDERLQKPFYELLSLELKKPVPSDYEISREQFPKAITQIAEEAGVLKSEFEPYGHVKGKIDLKILNRLQDNVNGKYILVTGITPTPLGEGKSTTTVGLAQALGAHLNKKVIANVRQPSMGPTFGIKGGAAGGGYSQVIPMDEFNLHLTGDIHAISAANNLLAAAIDTRMFHEATQKDGPLYKRLVPAKNGKRTFTKSMLKRLSKLGINKTNPDELTAEEITRFARLNIDPETVTWRRVVDCNDRFLRGITIGEAPTERGFTRKTGFDISVASECMAILALSDSLEDMRERLGNIVVGTNQETGEPITCEDIGCAGAMTALLKDAIKPNVMQTLEGTPVFVHAGPFANISIGASSVLADKIALKLTGVNKNLSNELKELNTGYVITEAGFDFTMGGERFINIKCRSSGLVPDVVIIVATVRALKVHGGGPEVKAGAPLPAEYSSENIDLLQKGCANLAKHIANAKQFNLPVIVAINKMSSDTQREHEVIKEEALKAGASDAVVSNHWEEGGRGAIDLAQSVIKISKDENPGDFKFLYETDNSTTIEEKITGIAQKMYGAANVEFSEEAKKKIELYTKQGFQGLPICIAKTQYSLSHDPLLKGVPSGFTFPIRDVRIATGAKYLYALAAEIQTIPGLPTHCGFMEIEVNEDGEIEGMF, encoded by the coding sequence ATGCCAGGAAGCATAATTGATGGTAAAGCATATGCTTTGGAGGTTCGTAACACAATCTCATCAGAAATTGAGCAATTGAAAACGAAGTTATCGACATTTGAACCATGTCTTGCGATTATTCAAGTCGGAGATCGTCCTGATTCCGCTACTTATGTTCGTATGAAACGTAAAGCTGCTACCGAGGCTAAGATTAAAGTTGACTTTATCCATTTACCAGATAACATAACTGAGCAATCTTTGCTGTCAAAGGTCGAAGCTTTAAATAGTGATGATAAAACTCATGGTattatcattcaattgCCTTTGCCATCCCACTTGAATGAAACAAGGATCACATCTGCTGTGGCAGCTAAGAAGGATGTCGATGGTTTTGGTCCTTACAACATCGGTGAGCTAAATAAGAAGAATGGTGACCCATTCTTCGTTCCATGCACTCCTAAAGGtatcattgaattattgCATCATTATAAAGTTCAATTTGTTGGTGCAAAAGCTGTTGTCATTGGCAGGTCCGACATTGTAGGCTCACCTGTAGCAGAACTATTGAAGTCCTTAAATTGTACCGTGACAACTGTACATTCCTATACCAAAGACATACCATCTTACCTGAATGACGCAGATATTGTAGTTGTAGCAATTGGTAAACCCCAATTTGTTAAAGGTGAGTGGTTTAAGGAtaacaaaaagaattgtGTTGTGATTGATGTTGGTACTAATTATATAGAAGATAAAACGAAAAAATCCGGTGTAAGATGTGTCGGAGACGTGGAATTTGATGAGGCTATCAAATATGTCAAGTTAATTACCCCAGTCCCCGGTGGTGTAGGTCCCATGACTGTCGCTATGTTGATGCAAAACACATTTGTTGCTGCTATGAGACAAGCCAAAGATGAGTTGATAAtttctgaagaagatgaaagatTACAAAAACCCTTTTACGAACTTTTATCattagaattgaagaaacCTGTCCCGTCAGACTATGAAATATCAAGGGAACAATTTCCTAAGGCTATTACTCAAATTGCTGAGGAAGCAGGTGTTTTAAAATCGGAATTTGAACCTTATGGCCACGTTAAGGGCAAAATTGACCTGAAAATACTTAATCGTCTACAAGATAATGTCAACGGTAAATATATCTTAGTTACTGGTATCACTCCAACGCCACTCGGCGAAGGTAAATCAACCACGACTGTTGGCTTAGCCCAAGCATTGGGTGCccatttgaataaaaaagtAATTGCCAATGTTCGTCAACCATCAATGGGTCCCACATTCGGCATTAAAGGTGGTGCTGCAGGTGGTGGTTATTCTCAGGTTATCCCAATGGATGAATTCAACTTGCATTTAACTGGTGATATTCATGCTATATCAGCAGCAAATAATTTACTTGCTGCCGCAATTGACACAAGGATGTTTCACGAGGCTACTCAAAAAGATGGTCCCTTATACAAAAGGCTTGTCCCGGCAAAAAACGGTAAACGTACCTTTACCAAATCTATGTTAAAAAGATTGAGCAAACTAGGAATTAACAAGACTAATCCGGACGAACTAACTGCAGAGGAAATCACGAGATTTGCTCGACTAAATATTGACCCAGAAACGGTTACTTGGAGAAGAGTTGTTGACTGTAATGATAGATTTTTGAGAGGAATAACCATCGGTGAGGCACCTACTGAACGTGGCTTCACTAGGAAGACTGGCTTTGATATTTCTGTTGCATCTGAATGTATGGCTATACTTGCTTTATCGGATTCTTTAGAAGATATGAGAGAAAGATTGGGTAATATCGTTGTTGGAACAAACCAAGAAACTGGTGAACCTATTACTTGTGAAGATATCGGTTGTGCTGGTGCAATGACAGCATTGCTAAAAGATGCCATTAAACCGAATGTAATGCAAACGTTAGAAGGTACCCCTGTGTTTGTTCATGCAGGTCCATTTGCCAATATTTCTATCGGTGCCAGTTCAGTGCTTGCTGATAAGATCGCATTAAAGCTTACTGGTGTAAATAAAAATCTCTCTAATGAATTGAAGGAATTGAATACCGGCTATGTGATTACCGAAGCAGGCTTTGATTTTACTATGGGTGGCGAAAGATTTATAAACATCAAATGTCGTTCATCTGGACTGGTACCGGATGTAGTAATTATTGTTGCTACAGTAAGAGCCCTAAAAGTTCATGGTGGCGGCCCAGAAGTCAAGGCTGGCGCACCACTACCAGCAGAATACTCctctgaaaatattgatttgcTACAAAAGGGCTGTGCCAACTTGGCCAAGCATATTGCAAATGCGAAACAATTTAACCTACCTGTTATTGTTGCTATCAATAAAATGTCTAGTGATACACAACGCGAGCACGAAGTgatcaaagaagaagcgCTCAAAGCAGGTGCATCCGACGCTGtggtttcaaatcattGGGAAGAAGGTGGCCGTGGTGCAATTGATTTAGCACAGAGTGTAATTAAGATTTCGAAAGATGAAAATCCAGgtgatttcaaattcttgtaTGAAACTGATAACTCTACTACTATTgaggaaaaaattacaGGGATCGCTCAAAAGATGTATGGAGCTGCCAATGTTGAATTTTCAGAAGAGgccaagaaaaagattgaGTTATATACAAAACAAGGTTTCCAAGGATTACCAATTTGCATAGCTAAGACACAATATTCACTGTCTCATGATCCTCTTTTGAAAGGTGTACCATCTGGTTTCACGTTCCCCATCAGAGACGTTAGAATTGCAACCGgtgcaaaatatttatacgCGCTAGCTGCTGAAATACAAACTATTCCAGGTTTACCAACTCATTGTGGTTTCATGGAGATAGAAGTTAATGAAGATGGTGAAATCGAAGGTATGTTTTAG
- the GPI12 gene encoding N-acetylglucosaminylphosphatidylinositol deacetylase (similar to Saccharomyces cerevisiae GPI12 (YMR281W); ancestral locus Anc_8.846): MIHISKLIFKITKLTLIFWCLYIVLSPKIQLSNDQILNTFIPSLIKDRSNDPSLTLVVAHPDDEVMFFSPTLLQLDSHLPPNCKFNIISYSDGDAEGLGSLRSNELAHSIDMLIPRRNKEIFIFNHTDGMNEVWDNKLMLHQLESILSDSQTNILLTFDQFGVSNHINHKACHQVVTSYIQSHAKNNFALLLDSYSSNLLKKYTGFAWQLVFLAKNYWIHGKTLPNLDHLALFNPYSDYITAYATMLKAHKSQMVWFRYGWWFFSRFVYVNDLKLYTH, encoded by the coding sequence ATGATACATATATCAAAGCtaatcttcaaaattacaaaattaaCGCTTATTTTCTGGTGTCTATACATTGTTTTATctccaaaaattcaactATCAAATGATCAAATCTTAAATACTTTCATACCTTCACTTATAAAGGATCGCAGCAACGACCCAAGCCTCACATTAGTAGTAGCACACCCAGATGATGAAGTCATGTTCTTCTCTCCTACTCTTCTACAATTGGATTCTCATTTACCTccaaattgtaaatttaACATTATTTCATATTCAGATGGTGACGCTGAAGGTTTGGGCTCGTTAAGGTCAAATGAACTGGCGCATTCAATAGATATGCTAATTCCgagaagaaataaagaaattttcattttcaatcatACGGATGGCATGAATGAAGTTTGGGATAATAAACTGATGTTGCATCAACTAGAATCTATACTATCAGATTCTCAAACAAATATTCTACTAACGTTTGACCAATTTGGTGTTTCTAACCATATCAACCATAAAGCATGCCATCAAGTCGTCACTTCATACATCCAGTCTCATGCTAAGAACAATTTTGCTCTTTTACTTGATAGttattcttcaaatcttttgaaaaaatatacagGTTTTGCATGGCAGTTAGTATTTTTAGCTAAAAACTATTGGATCCATGGTAAGACACTGCCAAACTTAGATCATTTAGCCCTTTTTAATCCGTATTCTGACTATATTACAGCTTATGCAACAATGTTAAAAGCACATAAGTCTCAAATGGTCTGGTTCAGATATGGATGGTGGTTCTTTTCGAGATTTGTTTACGTAAATGACTTGAAATTATATACTCATTAA
- the RIT1 gene encoding tRNA A64-2'-O-ribosylphosphate transferase (similar to Saccharomyces cerevisiae RIT1 (YMR283C); ancestral locus Anc_8.848), which produces MDSLSHIKKDIKNEYRSLKNRLQSIILDNSFLENEVVPCFPNYPIIPNERCGLWYCDPKHFEQTSYFKSTDGHINQWDFSTRRLNFHLLPILAKSNGIIIVDSTRRGKKIPDALSKTIPIWCAVLNCLILEHASNEPIDYEKVLFVPPATVSNSEYHRILEKIEELVWKLKALEVLKPKELYNMTNGKLIRPFWVYPGSSLLHTIVDPFTGEPTGERWSVPENENIIPIILCTVSYQAQDGVDKRRGFIYVQGAADDHELWSCGLEPKTFWENIDYLNDIGKTDAVLKEFVDTLTLEENHEKKASSSIIDIFESLNRVTPEISLGKIIDNCVIDSKLGGELSGKFSLVIILSETIEITKLEEATTKIIKLFKLQSGSKKSSKSLRLQLPEIFDTINPYFQDASNLAKKPILICCNSGNDMSVAVILTILSKKYSEGWQLETSDDLLISKTVIRKHLAKLISSLQGRNVNPSRATLNSINSYLM; this is translated from the coding sequence ATGGATTCATTATCACACataaagaaagatataAAGAATGAGTATagatctttgaaaaatagGCTACAGAGTATAATCCTTGACAAttcatttttggaaaacGAGGTGGTTCCGTGCTTTCCAAATTATCCAATTATTCCAAACGAACGGTGTGGACTATGGTACTGCGATCCGAAACATTTTGAACAAACTAGTTATTTTAAAAGTACCGACGGTCATATAAATCAGTGGGATTTTAGTACTAGAAGATTGAATTTCCATTTATTACCGATTTTGGCAAAAAGTAATGGTATTATAATAGTGGACAGTACAAGGCGtggaaagaaaattccTGATGCCCTTAGCAAAACGATTCCTATATGGTGCGCGGTTCTGAATTGCTTGATTCTTGAGCATGCATCTAACGAACCTATCGATTATGAGAAAGTCTTGTTTGTTCCACCCGCAACTGTGTCAAACTCTGAATATCACAGAATActtgaaaagattgaagaGCTAGtttggaaattgaaagCACTTGAAGTTTTAAAGCCTAAGGAACTCTATAATATGACGAATGGAAAGCTCATACGGCCATTTTGGGTTTACCCTGgttcttcattattacATACTATCGTAGATCCTTTCACAGGTGAGCCAACTGGAGAGCGATGGTCAGTACCAGAAAACGAAAATATTATCCCTATTATATTATGTACTGTCAGCTACCAGGCGCAGGACGGAGTTGACAAAAGGAGGGGGTTCATCTATGTACAGGGAGCTGCAGATGACCATGAACTTTGGTCCTGTGGGCTTGAACCAAAAACATTCTGGGAAAACattgattatttgaatGACATTGGTAAAACTGATGCTGTGCTAAAAGAATTTGTGGATACCTTGACACTTGAAGAAAATCATGAAAAGAAGGCCAGTTCTTCAATTATCGACATATTTGAGTCTTTGAATAGAGTAACACCTGAAATTTCTTTGggtaaaattattgataacTGCGTGATAGATTCTAAACTGGGGGGAGAGCTGTCGggtaaattttctttggtgATTATTTTAAGTGAAACTATAGAAATTACGAAGTTGGAAGAGGCAACCACCAAAATAATTAAATTGTTCAAGCTACAGAGTGgatcaaagaaaagttcTAAATCTCTACGATTACAGTTACCAGAGATATTTGACACAATTAACCCCTATTTTCAGGATGCCAGTAACCTTGCGAAAAAACCTATACTTATTTGTTGTAATTCAGGTAACGATATGTCAGTTGCCGTTATCTTAACAATCCTGAGTAAAAAATATAGTGAAGGCTGGCAATTAGAAACTTCGGATGATCTGTTGATCTCGAAAACTGTGATAAGAAAGCATCTagcaaaattaatttcCAGTTTACAAGGTAGGAATGTAAATCCGTCGAGAGCAACCTTAAACAGTATAAACAGTTACTTGATGTGA